Genomic segment of Candidatus Flexicrinis affinis:
TACACCGCGCGGTTTGCGCCGCCGCGGCTCAAGACCTTCCTGTATCTCGCCGTGCTGCTGCCGCTGTGGTCGAGCTATCTCGTCCGCGTGTACACGTGGAAGATCATCCTCGCGCAGGAAGGCATCATCACGTGGGTGTTCGAGGCACTCGGCCTCAGAGGTGTACTGGACGGGATCCTCGCCATACCGGGCATCGGCGGGTCTTCGCTGTCCTTCAGCTACCTCGGCATGTTCCTCGTCTTCGTGTACATCTGGCTTCCCTACATGGTACTGCCGATCATGACGGCGCTTGAGCGGGTGCCGAACTCGCTGGTCGAGGCGTCGAGCGACCTCGGCGCACGGCCGCGCTACACGTTCCGCCGGATTATCCTGCCGTTGGCGTTCCCCGGTGTCGTCGCCGGGAGCATCTTCACGTTCTCGCTGACCCTCGGCGACTACATCATTCCGCAGGTGATCGGCAACAGCAGCTTCTTCATCGGTCAAGTCGTGTACGCGCAGCAGGGTACGGCAGGGAACATCCCGCTGGCCGCCGCGTTCACGGTCGTGCCGGTGGTCATCATGCTGTCGTATCTGCTGCTCGCGCGCCGCTTGGGGGCCTTCGATGCACTCTAGTACGCGTGCTGGCTGGGGGGTCAAGCTCGGCGCCGTCGGCGCGTTCGTGTTCCTGCACTTCCCGCTGTTGATCATCATCCTCTACGCATTTACGACCGAGGAAGCGTCGTTCCGCTTCCCGCCGCCCGGCCTCACCACGCAGTGGATCGGCGAGCTGTTCAACCGCGACGACTTCTGGCGCGCGCTGGGGCTGTCATTGCAGGTCGCCGTGATTGCGACGCTGCTGGCGCTTATCCTCGGGACGCTGATCGCGTTGGCGCTGGCCCGGGCAAACTTCTTCGGCCGCGATTCGATCTCGCTGCTGGTGATTCTGCCGATTGCCCTGCCCGGTATCGTGTCTGGCATCGCGCTGCGCAGCGCCGTCAGCATTCTCGGCGTGCCGTTCAGTACGTGGACGATCATCCTCGGTCATGCAACGTTCTGTATCGTGACGGTTTACAACAACACCGTTGCACGGCTGAGGCGCACGGCACACTCGCAAGTCGAGGCGTCTATGGACCTCGGCGCGTCGTCATTCCAGACGTTCCGCTATATCATCCTGCCGAATATCGCGACGGCGCTGGTCGCCGGGGGCATGTTGGCGTTTGCACTGTCGTTTGACGAGGTCATCGTGACCACGTTCACAGCAGGCAACCAGCAGACGCTTCCGATCTGGATCTTCAGCCAGCTCACGCGCCCGCGCGACCGCCCGGTGACCAACGTCGCTGCGTTGTTTGTGATCGCCGTGACGTTCATCCCGATTATCCTAGCCCATCGGCTCACTCG
This window contains:
- a CDS encoding ABC transporter permease, with the protein product MSAVTFEGQIPQPPQSPLRRVSAWFFRHPTLALLALLAVPMAWMVVVYLGSLSALLAQSFFRLDGFTGRIIREFGLSTYEQLFTAANIDIVVRTTVMAAAVTVAGALIAFPLAYYTARFAPPRLKTFLYLAVLLPLWSSYLVRVYTWKIILAQEGIITWVFEALGLRGVLDGILAIPGIGGSSLSFSYLGMFLVFVYIWLPYMVLPIMTALERVPNSLVEASSDLGARPRYTFRRIILPLAFPGVVAGSIFTFSLTLGDYIIPQVIGNSSFFIGQVVYAQQGTAGNIPLAAAFTVVPVVIMLSYLLLARRLGAFDAL
- a CDS encoding ABC transporter permease — translated: MHSSTRAGWGVKLGAVGAFVFLHFPLLIIILYAFTTEEASFRFPPPGLTTQWIGELFNRDDFWRALGLSLQVAVIATLLALILGTLIALALARANFFGRDSISLLVILPIALPGIVSGIALRSAVSILGVPFSTWTIILGHATFCIVTVYNNTVARLRRTAHSQVEASMDLGASSFQTFRYIILPNIATALVAGGMLAFALSFDEVIVTTFTAGNQQTLPIWIFSQLTRPRDRPVTNVAALFVIAVTFIPIILAHRLTRDQRD